Proteins from one Halopseudomonas pelagia genomic window:
- a CDS encoding molecular chaperone, translating to MDSTTQKLNLRIPQQTLKSLSFAEGSEKGIVQWLANLPKANIGETARQLYQGLIEINQLDIAADKRLAILERIRPEVHYVCSALAKYYLGQSIVLEDKPRKVANLSQSLQNHLANGYKIVVAQERTIKSRDHSALVGLAIQRAMRGLCGPLLRAFQLYCPVADGVWLELHQLYQLARKRGLHQQPINDNESQGGKPLSIEQCYLIALLMGSARPNQMRQSAMGRLFVTLEDWSRMAVLVEPTDARALFIINPAMDCPPRYRSLIREEDLTNSLGLSTQDLVDGIKEYMLNGGESRGNLKIPEGFGVELLQHVSQSWGDLAERTFNRVPGRGILKLSIGMSATHFRIARVPFSSFIDADEKDTNPFSDAAQRERHKGGWNGAFDGEPKSLDWSPGAVEQINYNSLPGDTNLEENDDNFPIHTLPIINHSPGGFCLTWPKDVPKQLQAGELLGIQEENEQDWSLAVVRWIRQVRGGGTQMGIELVAPHCTPCAVKLMRKTEQPSTYLRGLILPEVAAIDRPSTLITPRMPFQVNSKVMIMQGNRELRAHLTDRVAATGSFSQFEYKLLEPLNEQQTKSETGSTSLNTGAEDDFDSLWKSL from the coding sequence ATGGATAGCACAACGCAAAAATTGAATTTGCGGATACCTCAGCAGACGCTCAAATCGCTGAGCTTTGCAGAGGGCAGTGAAAAAGGCATCGTTCAATGGCTGGCCAATTTACCCAAGGCCAACATCGGTGAGACTGCGCGTCAGTTATATCAGGGCCTTATCGAAATCAATCAGCTGGATATCGCTGCGGACAAGCGTCTGGCGATTCTCGAACGCATCCGTCCGGAAGTTCATTACGTGTGCAGTGCACTGGCCAAATATTATCTTGGACAGTCGATCGTTCTTGAGGACAAACCGCGCAAAGTCGCCAACCTCTCACAGTCGTTACAGAATCACCTGGCCAACGGCTACAAGATCGTTGTTGCCCAGGAACGTACGATCAAATCCCGCGATCACTCGGCGCTGGTCGGCCTGGCAATACAGCGCGCCATGCGAGGCCTGTGCGGGCCACTGCTGCGCGCCTTTCAGCTTTACTGCCCGGTGGCTGACGGCGTGTGGTTGGAGTTGCACCAGTTATATCAATTGGCGCGCAAACGAGGCCTGCATCAACAACCGATCAATGACAATGAAAGCCAAGGGGGGAAACCCCTGAGCATCGAACAATGCTACTTGATCGCATTGCTGATGGGCTCGGCAAGACCGAATCAAATGCGCCAGAGCGCAATGGGTCGGTTGTTCGTCACCCTTGAGGACTGGTCGCGTATGGCCGTGCTGGTTGAGCCAACCGACGCTCGTGCCCTGTTCATCATCAACCCGGCGATGGACTGCCCGCCCCGTTATCGCTCTCTGATCCGCGAGGAAGATTTGACCAACAGCCTGGGCCTCAGCACCCAGGACCTGGTCGACGGCATCAAGGAATACATGCTCAACGGCGGCGAAAGTCGCGGCAACCTGAAGATCCCTGAGGGTTTCGGGGTCGAGTTGCTGCAGCATGTCAGCCAGTCCTGGGGCGACCTCGCAGAGCGCACTTTCAACCGAGTACCAGGCAGAGGTATTCTCAAACTCAGTATAGGCATGAGTGCCACGCACTTCCGTATCGCCCGCGTGCCCTTTTCCAGTTTTATCGATGCCGACGAGAAGGATACCAACCCGTTCTCCGACGCCGCGCAGCGTGAACGTCACAAAGGCGGATGGAACGGCGCGTTCGATGGTGAACCGAAGTCCCTGGATTGGAGCCCTGGCGCTGTCGAACAGATCAATTACAACAGCTTGCCCGGCGATACCAACCTGGAAGAGAACGACGACAATTTTCCGATTCACACGCTGCCGATCATTAATCACAGCCCCGGTGGTTTCTGCCTGACCTGGCCAAAGGATGTGCCCAAGCAACTGCAGGCGGGCGAGCTGCTGGGCATTCAGGAAGAGAACGAACAGGACTGGAGCCTGGCCGTAGTACGCTGGATACGCCAGGTGCGGGGCGGCGGCACTCAGATGGGCATTGAGCTGGTGGCGCCGCATTGCACCCCTTGCGCGGTCAAGCTGATGCGCAAGACCGAACAGCCCAGCACTTATCTGCGCGGACTGATACTACCCGAGGTCGCTGCGATAGACCGGCCGTCGACGCTAATTACGCCGCGTATGCCTTTTCAGGTCAACAGCAAGGTCATGATCATGCAGGGCAACCGTGAGCTGCGTGCCCATCTCACCGACCGCGTGGCCGCGACGGGCAGCTTCAGTCAGTTTGAATACAAGCTGCTGGAGCCACTGAATGAGCAACAGACGAAATCCGAGACCGGCAGCACATCTTTGAATACCGGTGCCGAGGATGACTTTGACTCACTATGGAAGTCTCTGTAA
- the asd gene encoding archaetidylserine decarboxylase (Phosphatidylserine decarboxylase is synthesized as a single chain precursor. Generation of the pyruvoyl active site from a Ser is coupled to cleavage of a Gly-Ser bond between the larger (beta) and smaller (alpha chains). It is an integral membrane protein.), whose translation MRERLFIITQYLLPQHLISRLAGCLANCTWAWVKNPFITWFVKRYDVDMREAEQTDPTAFACFNDFFTRALKPGARPLDPQADSILCPADGTISQLGKIEHGRIFQAKGQSFSVLELLGGHAEHAALFQGGEFATVYLSPKDYHRVHMPTGGTLTDMVYVPGKLFSVNQATAENVPELFARNERVVCLFDTSHGPMAVVLVGAMIVASVETVWAGLVAPPTRQLRSERYGQAAPALERGAEMGRFKLGSTAIVLFGPGHAAWDPAMCAGSAVSMGQALGKLLE comes from the coding sequence ATGCGCGAGCGCCTGTTTATCATTACTCAGTATCTATTACCGCAGCATCTGATTTCCCGTCTCGCGGGGTGTCTGGCTAATTGCACCTGGGCTTGGGTGAAAAACCCCTTTATCACCTGGTTCGTTAAACGTTACGACGTGGACATGCGTGAAGCAGAACAAACCGACCCTACCGCCTTTGCCTGCTTCAACGACTTTTTTACCCGTGCTCTCAAGCCGGGCGCAAGACCGCTGGACCCACAGGCAGACAGCATTCTTTGCCCTGCGGACGGCACCATTAGCCAGCTTGGCAAAATTGAACACGGCCGGATATTCCAGGCCAAAGGTCAGAGTTTCAGTGTGCTTGAACTGCTGGGTGGACACGCGGAGCATGCTGCACTGTTCCAGGGTGGCGAGTTTGCCACTGTGTATCTGTCACCCAAAGACTATCACCGCGTCCATATGCCAACTGGCGGCACCCTGACCGATATGGTCTACGTTCCGGGGAAGTTGTTTTCAGTAAACCAGGCGACAGCTGAGAATGTGCCCGAGCTATTCGCTCGTAACGAACGGGTTGTTTGCCTGTTCGACACCAGCCACGGCCCTATGGCGGTGGTGCTGGTGGGGGCGATGATCGTTGCTTCGGTGGAAACGGTGTGGGCCGGACTGGTCGCCCCGCCAACCCGGCAACTGAGATCCGAACGCTATGGGCAAGCAGCACCTGCCTTGGAGCGCGGTGCGGAGATGGGCCGCTTTAAACTCGGCTCAACCGCGATTGTTCTCTTCGGCCCAGGCCATGCCGCCTGGGACCCGGCGATGTGCGCGGGTTCCGCGGTCAGCATGGGGCAGGCTCTGGGCAAACTCCTGGAGTGA
- the efp gene encoding elongation factor P: MANYSTNEFKPGLKVMLDGDPCSILENEYVKPGKGQAFNRVKVRNLKTGRVNERTFKSGDSLEGADVMDREMEYLYADGEFWHFMATDGSFEQVAADEKAVSDAKNWLKEQVIYQVTLFNGAPIAVGAPNFVELEVVETDPGVRGDTSGGGTKPAKLMTGAVVKVPLFINVGDVLKVDTRSAEYVGRA, translated from the coding sequence ATGGCCAATTATTCTACCAACGAATTCAAGCCCGGTCTCAAGGTGATGCTCGATGGCGATCCTTGCTCCATTCTGGAAAACGAGTATGTCAAGCCGGGTAAGGGCCAGGCATTCAACCGAGTCAAGGTCCGCAACCTGAAGACCGGCCGGGTCAACGAGCGTACCTTCAAGTCGGGCGATAGCCTGGAAGGCGCCGATGTCATGGATCGCGAGATGGAATATCTCTATGCCGACGGTGAATTTTGGCATTTCATGGCCACCGACGGTTCGTTCGAGCAGGTAGCGGCGGACGAGAAAGCGGTCAGCGATGCGAAGAACTGGTTGAAGGAACAAGTGATCTATCAGGTTACTTTGTTTAACGGCGCGCCGATTGCAGTTGGTGCACCCAATTTTGTTGAGCTGGAAGTGGTTGAAACTGATCCGGGTGTGCGCGGTGACACGTCCGGTGGTGGTACCAAGCCAGCCAAGCTGATGACTGGTGCAGTGGTCAAGGTGCCGCTGTTCATCAACGTCGGCGATGTACTGAAAGTAGATACTCGCAGCGCCGAGTATGTGGGCCGCGCTTGA
- the epmB gene encoding EF-P beta-lysylation protein EpmB produces MIHGSLASVESDSWQSLLASSITDPRTLLERLNLDPALLGPAMLASADFALRVPEPYLARMQPGDVHDPLLRQVLPVGEELLAQPGYQLDPLGEQQTNARPGIIHKYHGRLLLIVSGGCAINCRYCFRRHFPYEDNNLSTAEWQQALDYIRSDTSLSEVIYSGGDPLAANDKRLAWLTREIAEINHIRRLRIHTRLPVVIPQRVTGGLIDALCATRLPVTMVLHCNHANEIDQHLGAAIQRLRAAGMTLLNQSVLLKGVNDQLQQQLELSEKLGDHGVLPYYLHVLDHVKGAQHFHVDDQLAKRLVGQMLSKLPGFLVPRLVRETAGCAGKSPLPVELIE; encoded by the coding sequence ATGATACATGGATCTTTAGCCTCTGTTGAGTCCGACAGCTGGCAAAGTCTGCTGGCCTCCAGCATTACTGACCCTCGCACCTTGCTGGAGCGGCTCAACCTCGACCCTGCCCTGCTGGGGCCGGCAATGTTGGCCAGCGCTGATTTTGCCCTGCGCGTGCCCGAACCCTACCTTGCGCGCATGCAGCCTGGTGACGTGCATGACCCCCTATTACGCCAGGTGCTGCCCGTTGGTGAGGAGCTGCTGGCTCAGCCTGGTTATCAACTCGACCCCCTCGGCGAGCAGCAGACCAACGCCCGGCCAGGCATTATTCACAAGTACCATGGGCGCCTGCTATTAATAGTCAGCGGTGGCTGCGCGATTAATTGCCGTTACTGTTTTCGCCGCCACTTCCCCTACGAAGACAACAACCTGAGCACCGCCGAGTGGCAGCAGGCGCTGGACTACATCCGCTCGGATACCAGCCTGAGTGAAGTGATTTACAGCGGCGGCGACCCGCTGGCAGCCAATGATAAGCGGCTGGCCTGGCTGACTCGGGAAATTGCCGAGATAAACCATATCCGCCGGTTGCGTATTCATACACGCTTACCTGTGGTCATTCCCCAGCGCGTCACGGGCGGATTGATAGATGCCCTTTGCGCTACCCGATTACCGGTCACCATGGTTCTGCACTGCAATCATGCCAATGAAATTGATCAGCATCTTGGCGCAGCCATACAGCGGCTGCGTGCCGCAGGGATGACATTGCTGAATCAGTCGGTGCTGCTCAAGGGCGTGAATGATCAACTCCAACAACAACTGGAGCTCAGCGAAAAGCTAGGCGACCATGGCGTTTTGCCCTATTATCTGCACGTACTGGACCACGTAAAAGGCGCCCAGCATTTCCATGTAGACGACCAGCTTGCTAAGCGGCTGGTTGGCCAGATGCTGAGTAAGCTTCCAGGATTCCTGGTTCCCCGCCTGGTGCGCGAAACAGCCGGGTGCGCTGGAAAATCACCTTTACCAGTAGAACTGATTGAATAG
- the epmA gene encoding EF-P lysine aminoacylase EpmA, translated as MQDWQPSASINALRARAGIIGQVRQFFAERNVLEVETPCLSAAAVSDPQLHPFATDYIADGDQAAQRLYLHTSPEYPMKRLLAAGSGCIWQLCKVFRNGETGGRHNPEFSMLEWYRVGFDHHQLMDEVEALVVGILGCVAARRVTYASLFAEHLALDIHQCSDADLAQQGRNRCGFSGEMPRDGWLNLLFSHCIEPALQAPTMVYAFPASQAALAQVVDGDDAVPSAARFELFVQGMELANGYFELTDAEEQGRRFAADQREREAMGKAALPVDTRLVDALNAGLPPCAGVALGLDRLVMLALGAPRIEQVIAFNFARA; from the coding sequence ATGCAGGATTGGCAGCCTTCCGCGTCGATTAACGCATTGCGCGCGCGCGCCGGGATAATAGGGCAGGTTCGTCAGTTCTTTGCCGAGCGCAACGTGCTGGAAGTGGAGACGCCCTGTCTGTCCGCCGCTGCGGTCAGTGATCCTCAGCTGCACCCCTTTGCCACCGATTATATTGCCGACGGCGATCAGGCTGCGCAGCGGCTGTATTTGCATACATCACCGGAGTACCCGATGAAGCGGCTACTCGCCGCTGGCAGTGGCTGTATCTGGCAGCTGTGCAAGGTGTTTCGTAATGGCGAGACTGGCGGCCGCCATAATCCCGAGTTCAGCATGCTCGAATGGTACCGCGTGGGCTTTGATCACCATCAGTTGATGGATGAGGTGGAAGCCCTGGTGGTCGGTATTCTCGGCTGCGTTGCAGCGCGTCGTGTTACCTATGCGAGCTTGTTTGCCGAACATCTGGCATTGGATATTCATCAATGCAGCGATGCCGATCTTGCCCAGCAGGGGCGCAATCGATGTGGCTTTAGCGGCGAAATGCCGCGCGATGGCTGGCTCAACCTGTTGTTCTCGCATTGCATCGAGCCCGCGTTACAGGCGCCGACCATGGTCTACGCCTTTCCAGCGTCACAGGCAGCCTTGGCGCAGGTTGTGGACGGCGATGATGCAGTGCCAAGCGCTGCGCGCTTCGAGTTATTTGTGCAGGGGATGGAACTGGCCAACGGCTATTTTGAATTGACTGACGCAGAAGAGCAGGGCCGGCGATTTGCTGCCGACCAGCGCGAGCGCGAGGCAATGGGCAAGGCCGCACTGCCAGTGGATACGCGTCTGGTTGATGCATTGAACGCCGGCCTGCCGCCTTGCGCGGGCGTTGCTCTAGGCTTGGACCGACTGGTTATGCTGGCGCTGGGAGCGCCGCGCATTGAGCAGGTAATCGCTTTCAATTTTGCACGAGCTTGA